Part of the Cloacibacterium caeni genome is shown below.
TTGGATTTTTTTCTCAGAAAGTGAGACAATGAAATTACGAATGATTTTTTTATCTACCTTTTTTAAATCTTCCGTTCCTTCTGTTTCAGAAATAAACAGCAGCAAGTCTTCTAAATCTTTTTTATAACTCACCAGCGTATTTTGAGAATAACGCTTCTCTACAGAAATATAATCTAGAAACTTGTCAATCATAAATTAATAGGTATATAAAACAAAAATCACTTCTCAAATATAAGAATTTGAAAAGTGATTTCGATATTTTTTAAAGAAAAACTAATTAAGCTTGTTCTTCTTTGCTTAATTCTCTTTGCTTATGAGCTGCTTTAAGTTTTGATTGTCTTAAAGTCACAGAAGGTTTTGTGAACTGTTGTCTAGATCTTAACGCTCTTACAACACCAGTTTTATCAAATTTTCTTTTATACTTCTTAAGTGCTCTGTCGATAGACTCTCCGTCTTTTACTGGAATTATTAACATATATTACATCTCATTTTGTGGTTGCAAAAGTATAAAAATTTTTAAACTCCACAAAATTTAATTACAAAAATTAAAAAATTTCTTTGTGGAGCTGTGCTTTATACAAATTTGCATAATATCCATTTTTCGCCAATAGTTCGTCGTGTTTGCCTTCTTCTACTACTTTACCAGAATCCATCACGAGAATTTTGTCGGCTTTTTCTATGGTTGACAATCTATGCGCAATGATAATTGAAGTTCTGTTTTGAGTAATTTTCTCAGTAGCTTTCTGTATCAATTTTTCACTTTCTGGGTCTATAGAAGAAGTGGCTTCGTCTAAAATCAAAATCTTAGGATCAGAAAGATATGCTCTTAAGAAAGATAACAACTGTCGCTGACCAAGAGAAATACTGCTTCCTCTCTCGCTAACCACAAAGTCATAACCTCCCGGTAATCGCTCAATAAATTCATCTACTTCTATATCTTGGGCAACTTTTTTAATTTTTTCGAGCGGAATAGTATCTCCTAAAGTAAGATTTTCATAAATACTTCCATGGAAAAGGAAAACATCTTGTAGAACTACCCCTAATTTGATTCGCAAATCGTACAATTCATAATCTCTGATATCAATATCATCCAGTAAAATTTTACCCGAGTTAATATCATAAAATCTTGTAATCAACTGAATAATGGTAGATTTCCCAGCACCTGTTGCTCCAACTATCGCCACTGTTTCACCCGGATTTACTTTGAAATCGACTCCTTTCAGAACTTCTTGCTTTTCGTCATAAGAAAATCTTACATTTTGGAATTCTATCTTTCCTTCGATATGGTCTTTTTTGATGGTTCCGAGATTCGGCATCGAATTTTCTTCGTCCATAATTCCTAAAACTCTTTCTGCACCTACCAAACCACGCTGAATATTATTAAATCTATCTGCAATCTGACGAAGCGGACGAATCAACATATTTATATAAGAAATAAACGCAATCACTTGTCCCGGAGAAATATCTCTCGCCGTCAATGCATTATATCCTGCCACAAAAAGAATCAACCCTATAAAAACAGAAGAAATCAGTTCCACCACAGGAAAAAATAGTGAAAAATAGAAAACCGTTTTCAGTAAAGCTGCCTTTAAATTGACATTAATATCATCAAATTTCTTAAATTCTGCTTCTTGTCTATTAAAAACTTGAATGAGTGACATTCCCGAAAGTCTTTCTTGCACGAAACTGTTTTGAGTAGAAGTCCAAGCCCTTTCGTCACCAAATGCTTTTCTTAATTTTTTCTGGAAAAACCTTGTAATCACCAACATGATAGGTAAAATGGTAAGCGAAATATAACTCAGCTCGGTATTCACCTGAAACATCGCTACCAAAACGAAAACCACTTTCAAAATATCTCCAAAAACCATCAAAAATCCATCAGTATAAACCGTGGCAATGGTTTCTACATCTCCTACTGCTCTGGTCACTAAATTTCCGATAGCAGTTTTATCAAAGAATGAAGTTTTAAAATAAATGAGTTTATGATACAGCCTTTCTCTAATGTCTCTAATTACATTTTGAGCAATATAATTAGAAAGAAAAACGAGAAAGAAATTCAAAATAGTTTCTGCTACTACCAAACCAATTAAGAAATAAATATCTTTCATCAAGACACTATTGTCTTTCAGTTTCAAGATATCAATATCTACAATCTGCTGAGTAAGAATAGGTCTATACACCGAAACTATCGCTAAAATAATAGAGATAATTAGGGCTAAAATAAACCACGTTCTAAATTTCATTCCTATGAAAAAAAGACGCTGAATGATATTACTGGTGGTTGGTTTTTTGTTCATATTTTTTTTAAAAATCGTATCCTACATCTACTAAAAACAATGCATGAGCTGGTGCAGAAGTTCCTGCAACACCTCTATTTTTAGCTTCTATCACATTTCTTAAATCGGCAGGTTTTAGTTTTCCACTGCCTATTTCTACCATAGTTCCTACAATCGCACGAACCATATTTCTGAGAAATCTATCTGCTGAGATGGTAAATTTAAGTTCATTTCCGTTTTGTTCCCAATTTGCGTGATAGATTTTACAAATATTGGTTTTATTATCTGCTCCCACTTTTGCAAAACTCCCGAAATCTTCGTACTCAAAGAGAATTTTGCACGCTTCATTCATTTTTTCCACATCCAGAGATTTTTTCCAATGTTGCCACGCAAATTTTTCAGAAAAAGGATTTTTCTCTAGCGAAATATAATATTCATACGTTCTGTATTTTGCTGAAAATCTCGCGTGAAAATCTTCTTTTACCTCAAAAACCTTCTTCACAGCAATACTTGGTGGAAGAAAAGAATTCAGTTGATGCACTAATTTCTCAGAAATTTCTCCATCAAAATCAAAATGTGCAAACATTTTCTTGGCGTGAACTCCAGTATCTGTTCTTCCTGCTCCCGTAGTTTTAATTTCAGTTCGTAAAATCGTAGAAAGTGCTTTTTCTAATTCTTCTTGCACAGAAATCTCATTTGGCTGAATTTGATAGCCAAAAAACGTAGAACCATTATAGGAAAACTCAATAAAGTAGCGCATAATTTTCGGCAAATTTAATGAAATTTTTAGGAGCAAGAAGATTTTGTTTCTTTTCATTATCCGTCACGCTGTCCATTACAATTCCTCACGCCAAAGCTACTACCAATGCTTGTTGCGGGATTTTCATTTCCATCGTGGCTAATTTCACGGGCAGTTCTTCATTTCAACTATGCGCAATTCGGAAACTTCTACGCTCGCTTCGCTCGCGCCAGAATATTTTTTTTGTGTCGTTCCTACGGAACTTATTAAAAACAATTAACATTTTCCTACAAACCTATAGTTCCTACGGAACAGAACTTTAAAAATATAATATAAACTCATAAAATTTAAAACCGTTCCGTAGGAACGAAATGTGTGTAATAATGCTACAAAAAACAAATAGCGTTCCGTAGGAACGCAATGTCAAATTACAATGAAAATCTTATAAATATTATTTTAATTAAAGAAATTTAAAGAAATTAGCAAAATGAAAATCCTTCTACTTTCTGACACGCATTCTTATATAGACGATAGAATTTTAGAATACGCCAAAAATGCTGATGAAATTTGGCATGCTGGTGATTTTGGAAACTTAGAAGTGATAGACGAACTGAAAAAAGCAGGAACATTACGCGGTGTTTTCGGGAACATCGATGAGGCAAAAATAAGAGCTGAATTCCCAGAAATAAATGTTTTCGAATGTGAAAAAGTAAAAGTAGTGATGATTCACATTGGCGGATATCCTCATAAATATGCACCACGAGTAAAACAAATATTAAAGGAAGAAAAACCTCAAATTTTTATTTCCGGACATTCTCACATATTAAAAGTAATGTATGATAAAGAGTTAGAAATTCTGCATCTCAATCCTGGCGCTGCTGGAAAACACGGTTGGCATAAAATGAGAACCATGCTGAGATTTGAAATTAATGGTGAGAAAATTGAAAATTTAGAAGTGGTGGAATTGGGAATAAAGTAAACCATTAAGTTTCAATTAAGGAATTAAGAAATTTAA
Proteins encoded:
- the truA gene encoding tRNA pseudouridine(38-40) synthase TruA, which gives rise to MRYFIEFSYNGSTFFGYQIQPNEISVQEELEKALSTILRTEIKTTGAGRTDTGVHAKKMFAHFDFDGEISEKLVHQLNSFLPPSIAVKKVFEVKEDFHARFSAKYRTYEYYISLEKNPFSEKFAWQHWKKSLDVEKMNEACKILFEYEDFGSFAKVGADNKTNICKIYHANWEQNGNELKFTISADRFLRNMVRAIVGTMVEIGSGKLKPADLRNVIEAKNRGVAGTSAPAHALFLVDVGYDF
- a CDS encoding metallophosphoesterase family protein, with the translated sequence MKILLLSDTHSYIDDRILEYAKNADEIWHAGDFGNLEVIDELKKAGTLRGVFGNIDEAKIRAEFPEINVFECEKVKVVMIHIGGYPHKYAPRVKQILKEEKPQIFISGHSHILKVMYDKELEILHLNPGAAGKHGWHKMRTMLRFEINGEKIENLEVVELGIK
- the rpsU gene encoding 30S ribosomal protein S21, whose product is MLIIPVKDGESIDRALKKYKRKFDKTGVVRALRSRQQFTKPSVTLRQSKLKAAHKQRELSKEEQA
- a CDS encoding ABC transporter ATP-binding protein yields the protein MNKKPTTSNIIQRLFFIGMKFRTWFILALIISIILAIVSVYRPILTQQIVDIDILKLKDNSVLMKDIYFLIGLVVAETILNFFLVFLSNYIAQNVIRDIRERLYHKLIYFKTSFFDKTAIGNLVTRAVGDVETIATVYTDGFLMVFGDILKVVFVLVAMFQVNTELSYISLTILPIMLVITRFFQKKLRKAFGDERAWTSTQNSFVQERLSGMSLIQVFNRQEAEFKKFDDINVNLKAALLKTVFYFSLFFPVVELISSVFIGLILFVAGYNALTARDISPGQVIAFISYINMLIRPLRQIADRFNNIQRGLVGAERVLGIMDEENSMPNLGTIKKDHIEGKIEFQNVRFSYDEKQEVLKGVDFKVNPGETVAIVGATGAGKSTIIQLITRFYDINSGKILLDDIDIRDYELYDLRIKLGVVLQDVFLFHGSIYENLTLGDTIPLEKIKKVAQDIEVDEFIERLPGGYDFVVSERGSSISLGQRQLLSFLRAYLSDPKILILDEATSSIDPESEKLIQKATEKITQNRTSIIIAHRLSTIEKADKILVMDSGKVVEEGKHDELLAKNGYYANLYKAQLHKEIF